In Saccharolobus solfataricus, a genomic segment contains:
- a CDS encoding CRISPR-associated DxTHG motif protein → MVVYVSTWGDPSGWFEVEYKRPDKEIKSFSTISTYDNASKIILIVQDSVLTPQSKPKNKVAENCSKLKTPSDYESWVNKVKEYISCIVENALNKEAANKTRIIVIPAVGKINDFNYGKIELKERELPSYLYAYIVETLLVQKLYEELKDADDDEIVLDTTHGVNYLPIIVFRVLYNLTSLLDLKFKVINYVPTNLYKEYTYMEIFKREEKKNTFDLTQINVGLSDDPIKRIIIKSLKLNAP, encoded by the coding sequence ATGGTAGTTTACGTTTCCACGTGGGGTGATCCTTCAGGTTGGTTTGAAGTAGAATATAAGCGTCCTGATAAGGAGATTAAAAGCTTTAGCACGATATCTACTTACGACAACGCTTCAAAAATTATTCTAATAGTGCAAGATTCTGTCCTTACTCCACAGTCTAAGCCGAAGAATAAAGTTGCTGAGAATTGTTCAAAGCTGAAAACACCATCTGACTACGAAAGCTGGGTAAATAAAGTGAAAGAATACATAAGTTGTATAGTGGAAAATGCTCTTAATAAGGAAGCTGCTAATAAAACGCGTATCATAGTGATTCCAGCTGTAGGTAAGATAAATGATTTTAACTACGGTAAGATCGAGTTAAAAGAAAGGGAGTTACCTTCATACCTTTATGCTTATATTGTAGAAACACTTCTAGTTCAGAAGCTTTATGAGGAATTGAAGGATGCTGATGATGATGAAATAGTTTTAGATACTACACATGGAGTAAATTATTTGCCAATAATAGTTTTTCGTGTTTTGTATAATCTCACTTCATTATTAGATCTTAAATTTAAGGTAATAAATTATGTACCAACGAATCTCTATAAAGAGTATACTTACATGGAGATATTTAAGAGGGAAGAGAAAAAGAATACTTTTGATTTAACTCAGATAAATGTTGGGTTAAGCGATGATCCTATAAAGAGGATTATAATTAAGTCGTTAAAGTTAAATGCCCCCTAA
- a CDS encoding glucose-1-phosphate thymidylyltransferase: MEAVILHGGQGTRLRPLTHTGPKQLIKVAGKPISQWVLEQIRDSGIKDILLILGDNTPTRVVDYYGDGSKFGVNITYVYQGKARGLADAVYRVKDLVSEKFLVYLGDNLVFYDLRKFLSFKGSASILLAKVDNPNRFGVAVINENKVIRLVEKPKEKISDLALVGVYGFTDEIFEVIEKLKPSWRGELEITDAIQGLINEGKEVNYEIIQGWWKDTGTPKDILEANSFLLDRYAERKIEGEVENSTIDGRVILEKGAVVKNSVIRGPAYIGKDTKIINSYIGPFTSIGDLSEISGSEIEYSVILDNVRIKGVSLMDSLIGNNSTVEKGTKWQKLIIGENSSVII, from the coding sequence ATGGAGGCAGTAATCTTACACGGAGGACAAGGAACTCGTTTAAGACCATTAACTCATACTGGTCCTAAGCAATTAATAAAAGTTGCAGGAAAGCCAATATCCCAGTGGGTTTTAGAACAAATTAGGGATTCTGGAATTAAAGATATATTACTAATTTTAGGAGATAATACTCCTACACGTGTTGTAGATTACTACGGTGATGGGAGCAAATTTGGAGTAAACATTACTTACGTTTATCAAGGGAAAGCAAGGGGTTTGGCTGACGCAGTATATAGGGTTAAGGATTTGGTATCTGAGAAATTCCTAGTGTACTTAGGTGATAACTTAGTCTTTTATGATCTGAGGAAGTTTCTATCCTTTAAAGGATCGGCATCAATTCTTTTAGCTAAGGTTGATAATCCTAATCGTTTCGGAGTTGCAGTAATAAATGAGAATAAAGTGATAAGATTAGTTGAAAAGCCTAAGGAAAAAATTTCCGATTTAGCTTTGGTAGGGGTTTACGGTTTTACAGATGAAATTTTCGAAGTAATTGAAAAACTAAAACCTAGCTGGAGAGGAGAATTAGAAATTACTGACGCAATTCAAGGTTTGATAAATGAAGGTAAGGAAGTAAACTACGAAATTATACAAGGTTGGTGGAAGGATACTGGAACTCCTAAGGATATCTTAGAAGCAAACTCCTTCTTACTGGATAGGTATGCTGAAAGGAAGATTGAAGGTGAAGTAGAAAATTCGACAATAGACGGTAGAGTTATATTGGAGAAAGGAGCTGTAGTAAAAAACTCCGTAATTAGAGGCCCAGCTTACATAGGTAAGGATACTAAGATAATTAATTCTTACATAGGACCTTTCACTTCAATAGGGGATTTAAGTGAAATATCCGGCAGCGAGATTGAGTACAGTGTAATCCTCGATAACGTTAGGATTAAAGGTGTTTCACTAATGGATTCTCTAATTGGAAATAATTCAACTGTAGAAAAGGGTACTAAATGGCAAAAGTTGATAATAGGTGAGAACTCATCGGTGATAATATGA
- a CDS encoding type II toxin-antitoxin system VapC family toxin, which yields MAVVDASVVIKWFVNENYSKEALILKEAYVKGLEDLLAPCILPFEVLNGLKYTYSLGEKELEEVGKILSDFQITLYGFENILDEMVSLSLRYGITIYDAAYIALGKVLNEKVYTADERLIRKVKELPFVIHIKDYKQK from the coding sequence TTGGCAGTTGTAGATGCTTCAGTTGTAATAAAATGGTTTGTTAATGAGAATTATAGTAAAGAAGCGTTAATTCTTAAGGAGGCATATGTGAAAGGCTTAGAGGATTTACTAGCACCTTGTATTCTTCCCTTTGAAGTGCTAAACGGGTTAAAGTATACTTATAGTCTGGGAGAAAAGGAACTGGAAGAGGTAGGGAAAATTTTATCCGATTTTCAGATAACGCTTTACGGATTCGAAAATATATTGGACGAAATGGTTTCCTTATCTCTTAGATACGGTATAACAATATATGATGCAGCATATATAGCATTGGGTAAGGTTCTCAACGAGAAAGTTTATACTGCTGATGAAAGACTTATTAGAAAAGTCAAAGAATTACCTTTCGTAATTCATATAAAGGACTATAAACAAAAGTAG
- a CDS encoding ISH3-like element ISC1439B family transposase has product MQVYETRFKTELKSLASYFIVNNLNVISQELDTRIADAAPFLLTGNRGKEYLKVVREGEKVMSQGERSFKFYPHVKVEGETTIVAVDETAITVGEKESRKVEGFQLYNGKRKGVKLRSVDLVFPLRLSLLEEIADLRSDTPSQFLMRAVSEVAQHLKIDYVVADAGFLNLKVIKEMPVKTVVGGKTNLKGFKELSNVSLTEKKCEVNDRVYVAYRVLKYNDLYYYEVIYVKEKPRHFIFVTNFNGDPYKLAELYRLRWQSEEGFKVRKARIRYVRKLTNKIFLYLYYTVLDSVWNLVNYLLFNFKSTKRKPLSFDSFVRLL; this is encoded by the coding sequence ATGCAAGTTTATGAAACGAGATTCAAAACGGAGTTGAAGTCCCTCGCCAGTTATTTCATCGTCAATAATCTTAACGTTATCTCCCAAGAGTTGGACACGAGGATCGCGGACGCAGCTCCGTTCCTGTTGACAGGGAACAGGGGAAAGGAGTACTTGAAGGTCGTTAGGGAAGGAGAGAAGGTGATGAGTCAAGGGGAGAGGAGCTTCAAGTTCTACCCTCACGTGAAAGTTGAGGGAGAGACTACAATCGTTGCAGTGGACGAGACCGCGATAACCGTGGGGGAGAAGGAGTCGAGGAAGGTGGAAGGATTTCAACTCTACAACGGGAAGAGGAAGGGAGTTAAGTTGAGGTCCGTGGACTTGGTGTTCCCCTTGAGGTTGTCCCTCCTCGAGGAGATAGCTGACTTGAGAAGCGATACTCCCTCCCAGTTCCTGATGAGGGCCGTGAGCGAAGTTGCTCAGCACCTCAAGATAGACTACGTTGTTGCTGACGCGGGTTTCCTGAACTTGAAGGTAATCAAGGAGATGCCTGTGAAGACCGTGGTAGGAGGTAAGACCAACCTGAAGGGCTTCAAGGAACTCTCCAACGTCTCTCTAACCGAGAAGAAATGCGAGGTAAATGACAGGGTTTACGTTGCGTATAGGGTCCTGAAGTACAATGACCTTTACTACTATGAAGTGATATACGTCAAGGAGAAACCCAGGCACTTCATCTTCGTTACCAACTTCAATGGAGATCCCTACAAGCTAGCTGAGCTCTACAGGTTGAGATGGCAGAGCGAAGAGGGCTTCAAGGTCAGGAAGGCCAGGATAAGGTACGTGAGGAAGTTAACCAACAAGATCTTCCTCTACCTCTATTACACTGTCCTAGATTCAGTGTGGAACCTCGTGAATTACCTCCTCTTCAACTTCAAGTCCACGAAAAGGAAGCCTCTCTCCTTCGACTCCTTCGTCAGGCTTCTCTAA
- a CDS encoding type II toxin-antitoxin system VapC family toxin, whose product MKYYIDTSLAIALVNEKDPNHEVALKTYPNDGKKVISKIVLAEMYSVYSRKLNLTDEELEAIVNYTLSKCGCEIEEVDLGKVIDLAIKISSKVKLKTLDLLHLSASIILDSEILSLDNEILEAKNKIRK is encoded by the coding sequence GTGAAATACTATATTGATACAAGTCTTGCAATAGCACTAGTTAATGAGAAAGACCCTAACCATGAGGTTGCGTTAAAGACCTATCCTAATGATGGTAAGAAAGTAATAAGCAAAATAGTTTTAGCTGAAATGTATTCAGTTTACTCTAGAAAATTAAATCTCACTGACGAGGAATTAGAGGCAATAGTTAATTACACTCTTAGTAAGTGCGGATGTGAGATTGAAGAAGTCGATCTTGGCAAAGTGATAGATCTCGCCATTAAAATATCTAGTAAAGTGAAATTAAAGACACTAGATTTACTTCACCTCTCCGCTAGCATTATTCTTGATAGTGAAATATTGAGCCTTGATAATGAAATATTAGAAGCTAAAAATAAGATAAGGAAATAA
- a CDS encoding APC family permease, producing the protein MGKETEKNTQQGLAKGVVGYREVLAQGIASGAPAAATIGTLTGAAAFAYGALPLAVAIALIMVLLDATRLSIIARYVQSAGGIYAFIERGLGKKVAFVASMAYTIYIFAVIIFVYLIMGLMVPTGIEELGINLPSWIWIPLGLVNAIVSVIISYLGIRPSLKFTLIMSIAEITGIIATSILIFSKIPPDINTFTLAYVPPPKISNLGLGVSFGILAFTGYETVSVLGEEAKDPRNNIAKGVFTAALLLGITYIVGSEAFTVGWGVNNMSTYFNYLAPGLILAKTFGGTILLIILTALLINSNLACATGFTNCVTRVMYAMSVDKLLPSKLSSIHPKRRTPHIASLFTFIFTALYFIIMSLIFSPSNIFIATGITTTFGFLIAIFVVNISMLIVVKKNNALNIGNILIVAIVEAIIGYVFYATVITSAINVPVLIGVLTLVLWVVGGIIYLTLKRFFTQK; encoded by the coding sequence ATGGGAAAGGAAACTGAAAAAAATACGCAACAAGGATTAGCTAAAGGTGTGGTAGGCTACAGAGAGGTGTTAGCTCAAGGCATTGCATCAGGGGCTCCTGCCGCTGCTACTATTGGAACATTAACTGGTGCAGCTGCATTCGCTTATGGCGCTCTTCCACTAGCTGTAGCAATAGCATTAATAATGGTTTTATTGGATGCCACTAGACTATCTATAATAGCGCGCTATGTTCAGAGTGCGGGAGGTATCTACGCTTTTATTGAAAGGGGTTTAGGTAAGAAGGTTGCCTTTGTCGCTAGTATGGCATATACAATATATATATTTGCGGTGATTATCTTTGTATATTTAATCATGGGCTTAATGGTACCTACAGGGATTGAAGAACTTGGAATAAATTTGCCATCGTGGATTTGGATACCTTTAGGACTAGTTAACGCTATAGTAAGTGTTATAATTTCATACTTAGGTATAAGACCATCCTTAAAGTTCACCTTAATCATGAGTATAGCTGAAATAACTGGCATAATAGCTACTTCAATTCTTATATTTTCCAAAATCCCGCCCGATATCAATACCTTTACGCTTGCTTATGTACCACCCCCAAAGATATCAAATTTAGGTTTAGGAGTTTCCTTTGGAATTCTGGCTTTTACGGGTTATGAAACTGTATCAGTATTGGGTGAAGAGGCTAAAGATCCAAGGAATAATATAGCAAAAGGAGTTTTTACAGCAGCCCTTCTATTAGGTATCACATATATAGTGGGTTCAGAAGCGTTTACCGTGGGATGGGGAGTTAATAACATGAGTACATATTTTAACTATTTAGCACCGGGATTAATATTGGCTAAAACCTTCGGAGGTACAATACTACTAATAATCCTAACAGCCCTTCTAATAAATAGTAACCTTGCTTGTGCAACCGGATTTACTAATTGTGTGACAAGAGTTATGTACGCTATGAGTGTGGACAAATTATTACCATCTAAATTGAGTTCAATACATCCGAAAAGAAGGACTCCGCATATTGCCAGTCTTTTCACCTTCATTTTTACAGCTTTATACTTCATTATAATGTCTCTGATATTCTCACCTTCCAATATTTTTATAGCTACTGGAATTACTACTACGTTCGGATTTTTAATAGCGATATTTGTAGTAAATATAAGTATGTTAATTGTAGTGAAGAAGAATAACGCATTAAATATAGGAAATATACTTATTGTAGCAATTGTTGAAGCGATAATTGGCTATGTATTTTATGCGACTGTTATAACGAGTGCAATCAATGTGCCGGTATTAATTGGAGTTTTAACGTTAGTTTTATGGGTGGTTGGGGGCATAATTTATCTTACGCTTAAAAGGTTTTTTACCCAAAAGTAA
- a CDS encoding IS630-like element ISC1395 family transposase yields the protein MDVLRTLKRRIRKLIEKKPKNLNETKARGILLYLKGMNTRKIAKILQVHLSTVYRWINQFEKEGEKCLFYKERKGRNKKIDEKEIKVEELQGKTIWEAKAYIEEKFHVKLSHVTAWRIARKRLKIPYIKPYNKKRPFNADNILRGRLKGVIKKGVKVFFMDESGIHHDPSRRLGLYNVSVDYPSKKLNVLASIPLFDGVPCFMSTYSNVNFKIFAEFLRLFRNSGPIVLILDNAKFHKNAYVFSVASQLGITLLFLPPYSPDLNPIELVWRDLVRGLILIIILNTLLIRWRRSSIICF from the coding sequence ATGGATGTGCTTAGGACACTAAAAAGGAGGATCAGAAAGCTGATCGAAAAGAAGCCCAAGAACCTAAACGAAACCAAAGCAAGAGGAATATTACTATACTTGAAAGGAATGAACACTAGAAAAATAGCCAAGATACTACAAGTACACTTGAGCACAGTTTACAGATGGATCAACCAATTCGAGAAAGAAGGAGAGAAATGCCTATTCTACAAGGAGAGAAAAGGAAGAAACAAGAAGATAGACGAAAAGGAGATAAAAGTAGAAGAACTTCAAGGTAAAACCATATGGGAAGCAAAGGCTTATATAGAGGAGAAGTTTCACGTTAAATTAAGCCATGTAACAGCTTGGAGAATAGCTAGAAAGAGATTGAAAATCCCCTACATAAAACCATATAACAAGAAGAGGCCCTTTAATGCAGATAACATCTTGAGGGGGAGGTTAAAGGGTGTTATTAAGAAGGGTGTTAAGGTGTTTTTCATGGACGAGTCCGGTATTCATCACGATCCTTCCAGGAGATTGGGGTTGTATAATGTTTCCGTTGATTATCCCAGTAAGAAGCTTAATGTTCTCGCTTCTATTCCCTTGTTTGACGGTGTTCCTTGTTTCATGTCCACCTATTCCAATGTTAATTTCAAGATCTTTGCTGAGTTTCTTCGCTTGTTTAGGAATTCCGGTCCTATCGTGTTGATCCTTGATAATGCTAAGTTTCACAAGAATGCTTATGTTTTCTCCGTTGCTTCTCAGCTCGGCATTACCTTGCTTTTCTTACCTCCGTATTCTCCGGATTTGAATCCGATTGAGTTGGTCTGGAGGGACTTGGTTCGTGGGTTAATACTTATTATAATTTTGAATACACTCTTGATTCGATGGAGGAGGAGTTCTATTATTTGTTTTTGA
- a CDS encoding TM1812 family CRISPR-associated protein, giving the protein MVIEKCKEKKEFNNDYYQYFLNNVKIEGKEIKINEKLYPDRAWVDVICDYVCSKVKDNTKEEIEEFGKILEKFSMNAGPLISREINIIYNLAKDLKEGERKQYSEIYSEDEEGRSKQLSEEELKRNFIAHAGLLKEYVIIEKKNGKIYVNYDESKIKELLEWSVLKQS; this is encoded by the coding sequence ATGGTTATTGAAAAATGTAAAGAGAAAAAGGAGTTTAATAATGATTACTATCAGTATTTCCTAAATAATGTGAAAATTGAAGGTAAAGAAATAAAGATAAATGAGAAACTTTACCCAGATCGTGCCTGGGTTGATGTTATATGTGATTATGTATGTAGTAAGGTTAAGGATAACACTAAAGAGGAGATTGAGGAGTTTGGAAAGATTTTAGAAAAGTTTTCTATGAACGCCGGACCGTTAATAAGTAGGGAGATTAATATTATTTATAATTTGGCAAAAGATCTGAAAGAGGGAGAAAGAAAGCAATATAGTGAAATTTACAGCGAAGATGAGGAAGGAAGAAGTAAACAATTGTCGGAAGAGGAGTTAAAGAGGAATTTCATAGCTCATGCGGGTCTTTTGAAGGAATATGTAATTATAGAGAAGAAAAATGGCAAAATATACGTTAATTATGATGAGAGTAAGATTAAAGAATTGTTAGAGTGGAGTGTTCTCAAACAGTCATGA
- a CDS encoding dTDP-glucose 4,6-dehydratase: MIIIGGAGFIGSAFVREVNKRGIKPIVVDLLTYAGRKENLIGTEHEFIRADVRSEEIHDIVKNSDIVVNFAAETHVDRSIYRPQDFVTTNVLGVVNLLEAARKYDFKYVHISTDEVYGEECADEDSPLQPSSPYSASKASADLFVKAYVRTYGIKAIIVRPSNNYGPRQFPEKLIPKVIIRTFLNMHVPIYGDGRAERDWIYVEDTVRIIYDIMERSEWRGEVYNIPGGQRYSVLDVIKIIGEIMGKEVKVKFVDDRPGHDKRYCMTTKLKYEVTPLKEGLRKTVEWYLNNRWWWEDLIKDKFFTEDEPWKK, encoded by the coding sequence ATGATAATTATAGGCGGTGCTGGTTTCATAGGTTCAGCGTTTGTAAGGGAGGTTAATAAAAGAGGAATTAAACCAATAGTAGTGGACTTATTAACTTATGCTGGAAGGAAGGAGAACCTCATAGGTACGGAACATGAGTTTATAAGGGCTGATGTGAGAAGTGAGGAAATTCATGATATAGTTAAGAATTCTGATATAGTTGTAAATTTTGCAGCCGAAACTCACGTTGATAGGTCTATTTATAGGCCTCAGGATTTCGTAACTACTAATGTGTTAGGAGTAGTGAACTTACTGGAGGCTGCTAGAAAATATGATTTTAAATATGTTCATATTTCAACAGATGAGGTTTACGGTGAGGAGTGCGCAGATGAGGATTCGCCTTTACAACCTTCTTCTCCTTACAGTGCCTCAAAAGCTTCTGCTGATTTATTCGTTAAGGCTTACGTAAGGACTTACGGAATTAAGGCAATTATTGTAAGACCTTCTAATAATTACGGACCTAGACAGTTTCCTGAGAAGCTTATTCCAAAAGTTATCATAAGAACTTTTCTAAACATGCACGTTCCAATTTACGGTGATGGTAGAGCTGAGAGAGATTGGATTTACGTTGAGGATACTGTTAGAATAATATATGATATTATGGAGAGAAGTGAGTGGAGGGGAGAAGTATACAATATACCCGGAGGGCAAAGGTATAGCGTTCTTGACGTGATAAAGATCATAGGGGAGATAATGGGGAAAGAGGTTAAAGTTAAGTTCGTTGACGATAGGCCGGGACATGATAAAAGATATTGCATGACTACGAAGCTTAAGTATGAGGTTACACCGTTAAAGGAGGGGTTGAGAAAGACTGTGGAGTGGTATTTGAATAATAGATGGTGGTGGGAGGATTTAATAAAGGATAAGTTCTTTACTGAGGATGAACCTTGGAAGAAATAA
- a CDS encoding oligosaccharide flippase family protein — protein MNPIKNALKNLSVTTTNVIIALIFFVITAKISSPAFFGKVAIVQLLEIVTSTFFYFIPGQIITREISYLYAKKEITKEVVGKFLSFPFLVLPIFLILLIFPDYVKLAIPYLFLYLLNGVMTAVMIGMDMFTESAITGNFFLVIRWGIAIIAVLYHNIYLFVKIWTLGGILSVSMNYAFISKKVGLVLPTPDFAFLFRHFREGLPVYLSSFAGFLSSQGDRVTTAYLLGSYYLGIYQFSALVAGVPSMILGALGGVLLPTASFYKALGKDEKKMSSLSFIFLSLLTFLTVIISIPIGEIIIIHFFPNYKEGLEVFVLLLISATLPFPIGSLTNFIVAFKRNLRPFLILSILNGSLVLLTSYLLIPRIGIMGGAISQVIVATISSLFIIFYSIRTSVFSTGRKEIILLFLIPVVGIYEAIDPPFLDFLLILLILLVFKLFKIITEEDVKIIEGFLPHGLKFVSKILSKLT, from the coding sequence ATGAATCCCATTAAGAATGCATTGAAGAACCTAAGCGTCACAACAACTAATGTAATAATTGCTTTAATTTTCTTCGTTATTACAGCTAAGATTTCTAGTCCAGCATTCTTCGGAAAAGTTGCGATAGTTCAATTACTTGAGATAGTAACGTCGACTTTCTTTTACTTTATTCCAGGCCAAATAATAACTAGGGAAATATCTTATCTTTACGCTAAAAAAGAGATAACTAAAGAGGTAGTAGGAAAATTCCTTTCATTTCCTTTTCTAGTTTTACCGATTTTCCTCATCCTTCTTATTTTTCCAGATTACGTTAAGTTAGCAATACCTTATCTTTTCCTTTACCTCCTTAATGGCGTAATGACAGCAGTGATGATAGGAATGGATATGTTTACAGAATCTGCAATTACTGGAAACTTCTTTCTAGTCATAAGATGGGGGATAGCAATAATCGCTGTTCTCTACCACAATATATATCTCTTCGTTAAAATTTGGACTTTGGGAGGAATTCTCTCAGTATCTATGAATTACGCATTTATTAGCAAAAAGGTTGGGTTAGTACTTCCTACGCCAGACTTTGCCTTTCTCTTTAGGCATTTTAGGGAAGGTTTACCTGTTTATTTATCTTCTTTTGCTGGTTTTCTTTCCTCCCAAGGGGATAGGGTAACTACTGCGTATTTGCTAGGTTCTTATTATCTGGGCATTTATCAGTTTTCAGCTTTAGTTGCTGGTGTTCCCTCAATGATTTTAGGTGCCTTAGGTGGGGTTTTGTTACCTACCGCGTCATTTTATAAGGCTTTAGGGAAGGATGAAAAGAAGATGTCGTCTCTTTCTTTTATATTCCTCTCGCTTTTAACTTTTCTAACAGTAATAATTTCTATTCCGATAGGTGAGATCATAATTATTCATTTCTTTCCTAATTATAAAGAGGGATTAGAAGTATTCGTGTTACTCTTGATTTCGGCTACTCTTCCGTTTCCTATAGGTTCTCTTACGAATTTTATTGTAGCGTTCAAGAGAAACTTAAGACCTTTCCTTATCCTTTCAATTTTAAACGGAAGTTTAGTCTTACTTACTTCCTATTTATTAATTCCGAGGATAGGAATAATGGGTGGTGCTATATCTCAAGTTATAGTAGCTACAATTTCTTCTCTCTTTATCATATTTTACTCTATAAGAACATCGGTATTTTCAACTGGAAGGAAAGAAATAATTTTACTTTTCCTCATACCCGTAGTAGGAATTTATGAGGCTATAGATCCTCCGTTTCTAGATTTTCTCCTAATTCTTCTTATACTTTTAGTGTTTAAACTGTTTAAAATAATCACTGAAGAGGACGTTAAAATAATTGAAGGTTTCTTGCCACATGGGTTAAAATTCGTGTCGAAAATTTTAAGTAAACTAACGTAA
- a CDS encoding ATP-dependent nuclease — MEMAIYCGKTYSWANELCSKPLKEVKVVDYNSVVDWVNSQKERAFLIFGTDVIPYSLYEYPKIPVNETPLFKFMERGGVVIWTGDVPFFYIEKDGIKKELFSKGNPFPFKPISVMGHKPLSEKSENSIVGEMLKYDPKDSWRPVEPHPLLIPISIVKSHPYTLYSTWIYKYGKGAFVRLYDSPYVNTQYILSLPERLSSLGIGIRISNFRRFRDFKMIFPEFKIGVILGKNNVGKTTILEAIAMLGKNEDKIRKFRGNISTEIAETELFVNYTYYKAEFSYSQVNRSADVNVLLIYSHDIDFVIDDKVLPYVKSSLRKVTELLNSFDPNIFYVYLSSGNELRVLFNDRTDVSINELGYGYKSLLNFILLYVIYQPRIILIDDLEGFALHPDLLKMFYDLLLKIDVDLILITTQSSDIYAYLAEKRSDKVRFILINDDKYEVLTSEEVLDRLYYEDLRYTALKIH; from the coding sequence ATGGAAATGGCAATCTATTGCGGTAAAACATACAGTTGGGCAAACGAACTTTGCAGTAAGCCACTTAAGGAGGTAAAAGTCGTAGATTATAATTCAGTAGTTGATTGGGTTAACTCTCAAAAAGAGAGGGCTTTCCTAATTTTCGGTACGGACGTTATTCCATATTCCCTATATGAATATCCTAAAATACCCGTAAATGAGACCCCGCTATTTAAATTTATGGAAAGAGGAGGTGTTGTAATTTGGACTGGCGATGTCCCCTTTTTCTACATCGAGAAGGATGGTATAAAAAAGGAGCTCTTTAGTAAGGGAAATCCTTTCCCTTTTAAGCCTATAAGCGTAATGGGACATAAACCTCTGTCTGAGAAGAGTGAAAATTCCATAGTGGGTGAAATGTTAAAATATGATCCTAAAGATTCGTGGAGACCCGTTGAACCTCATCCCTTGTTAATACCCATAAGTATAGTAAAGAGCCATCCTTACACGCTTTATTCCACCTGGATTTACAAATACGGTAAAGGAGCATTTGTCAGGCTTTACGACTCTCCTTATGTAAACACTCAGTATATATTAAGCTTACCGGAACGACTGTCAAGCCTGGGAATTGGAATTAGGATAAGTAATTTTAGAAGGTTTAGGGATTTCAAGATGATTTTTCCAGAGTTTAAAATAGGGGTAATTCTGGGTAAGAATAACGTAGGGAAGACAACCATATTGGAAGCTATAGCAATGTTAGGTAAAAATGAGGATAAGATAAGGAAGTTCAGAGGGAATATCTCAACAGAAATTGCTGAAACCGAACTGTTTGTAAACTACACCTACTATAAGGCTGAGTTTTCCTACTCACAAGTTAATAGGTCTGCAGATGTGAACGTACTCTTAATATACTCCCACGATATTGACTTTGTGATTGACGATAAGGTACTCCCTTACGTGAAATCAAGTTTACGTAAAGTTACTGAATTATTGAACTCATTTGACCCTAACATATTCTACGTTTATCTATCTTCTGGGAATGAACTTAGGGTGCTTTTTAATGACAGAACTGATGTGTCAATCAACGAACTTGGTTATGGTTATAAGAGCTTATTGAATTTCATCTTGCTATATGTAATTTACCAGCCGAGAATTATTCTGATAGATGATCTGGAGGGCTTCGCATTGCATCCGGATTTGCTTAAGATGTTCTATGATCTTCTACTGAAAATAGACGTTGACTTAATACTTATTACCACACAAAGCAGTGATATTTACGCGTATTTAGCTGAAAAGCGGTCGGATAAGGTTAGGTTTATATTAATTAACGATGATAAATATGAAGTTCTTACATCTGAGGAGGTTTTGGATAGGCTATACTATGAAGATTTAAGATATACTGCATTAAAAATACACTGA